The DNA sequence AGTTCGCCCTATTGCTCAAATTTGAAATTAAACGGCCAAAATCCCTTGTCCGTTCCGCCTAACACCAGCGTGAATATGACTTACACCAAATCTCCTGGCAATTCCAGGCCATATCGTTATATTTCCAAGCCTGGAGGAGGTTGGGATTCTCTTAGCAGCGATACTTTTACCGCTCCTGCAACCCAAGGTGACTATCAGGTGATTATTAATCTTTACAATGCCGAATGCAATGCTTTTTGTTCTTGGAATGATGATTGGTACACGGCCAATGCCTGCCCGGCCAGTTCTTACAGCCGAATTGGTTATGATTGCGGGGGAGGATGTAGTGCTACTTTGAGGGTGACGACAATCACGCCGACTCCGACTCCGACTCCAACCCCCACCGCCAGCCCAACGCCGACCCCAACACCGACGGTTCCACCAACGAATTGTCCAAGTTGGGTGAGTTTGGATGATGTTTTGCGGTCGGATGGAAAGTACAATAAGGCGATTTCTTGGCAAAATGTGGCTAATGAAGACGGTTATCGGATTTTACGCTGTACCGGAGCGGGTTGTAACCCAACGCCACCAGCCTTAACAACAGTTGGCAAGAATGTAACCTCTTACACCGACACCAATAATAACAATGGTTTTGGCCCAGGAACTTGGGTTTATGAAATTAGACCGTTTAAAGATGGTTGTGCCGAACTAAATTGTTCTGATTATCCTAATGTGATTGCTACTCCAACCCCAACTCCTACCCCCACTCCCACTGGGGCTCCTTCTTGTACCATTTCTTTATCTCCGGCTGATTTGACTTTGGAGGAGGGGGGAGAAGGGCCGCAGGTAGCCAGTACCAGCGGGACTGTTAACCGGGTTCGCTTTTTGTCCTTGGATCAGAGGTTTGCTTGTGTTTATCCGGTTGACAGCTGTGTTTCTTTGGTTGATGATTCTTCTTTGCCTTATTCAACTACCATCAGAGGAGTTTCCCAAGGCTCAACCCAAATCGTTGGTTATGCTTATTTAAATCCCGATGATGGGAATCCCGATTGTTCGGATCCCACCCCGGTGACAGTGGCTGCTCCTTCAGCTTGGTTTCAAACCCGACCCAACCCGACACGAAACTTGCCAAATCGCGTCATCAGTGATAAAATCCGATCGTTAGCCATCCAATTCAACTGGGAACTCGTTATCCATGACCCTTCGAAGCACCGCACCGCGAATATTGCTGCTCGCATTGCTGCTGGCATCCGCGGCCCCGCTTGCCGCCCGCGCTGATGGCCCTGACTATGACATCCCCCGCAATTGGATTCTGCCCTGGGCCTGCGGCGAGGAGCACCTGGTCACCTGGGATTGGGATGACCACTGGGCAAATGGCCGAGTTCGTGGTTTAGCCATTGATTTTCGAATGGCCACAGGGACGCCTGTCCTGGCCCCCGCGGCGGGGACGGCGTATTTCCGCACCGACACGAGCGCCAGAGCCAGCAACCTGGGGAACTATGTGGACCTATACGTGGGCGATTGTTGGCTGATCCGTCTCGCTCATCTGCGCGATGCGCAATCTGGCAGCCGCAAGGTCCTGGCCGGCGAGCAAATCGGGGTCTCTGGTTCCTCGGGTGCATCGGCACCACACCTGCACCTGGAGATCTTGGTCAAGCGCTTTAATGCCTGGTGGGACCAGCCAGACCTCAGCCAGATGACGGACCTTTTCGGTCACCCGCTGGACGATCTCAGGGAGGGCAACTGGGTTGCCAACGACACCTGCCCCGGCGCCCCTGCCTTAGGCGGTGATCCAATCGTGGAACCACAGACCGCACCACTTGGCGAGCCAGTCGTCATCGCTGTAACGATCCGCAACACCGCTTGGACGCCGCTGGCTTTCGAGGCCATGCAGATAACAGCCACCGGCCCTGCGGGGCAAGAAATCCGCGGCGAGACCAGGGGCACCTGGCGCCTGGACGGCACGGCGCAGGTAACCGTGAGAGTCTCCCTCTGGCCCAGTCATGCGGGAACTTGGCAACTCGGGCACGTGGCCTGCATCTCCGGCGCACAACGCTATGAATTGCCCTCCGGCGGCACTTTTGAAGTGCTGGACTCGCCACTCCGAGTGGTGAGCCTAGATGTACCACCCACCGCAAAAATGGGGCAGAACCTCTCCGTCACCGTGAAGGTCCAGAACACGGGATATCAGGATATATTGGCAGATGACTTGGAGATCCGAGGCGTACAGCCTGATGGTAAGCCCTTTATTGCCCGCCTGTGGGGTCCGGCATGGATCAAAGCGGGGGCTACGTCGCAATTCACCCTGACCAGCGAACTGGTTGCTGCAGCGATTGGAACCTGGAGGCTGACGGAGATCGGCTACATAAAAGAGGGGCATCCCTTTACTCTGGGCCAGGTTCAAGGCCAGACAGTAGTTTCTGGGGCCTCGCCTTCAGTGGAGGAGCTACGCGCCTTCTCCTCGCCAGGCCGGATCACAGTTATCTTCCGTCTGAAGAACGATGGAAGTGAGCCTTTTGCGCCGGATAGCATCGAGGTCTGGGGATGGAAGCCCGACGGTGTGGAGAGTTTCCACGCACAGTCAACTAACCCGATCTCCGTGTTACCCGGCCGCTCTGCTGTGATCGCGTTGAGCACCGAGACGGATGAGATAGCCGGCAACTGGCAGATCGCGGAAGTCGGTTATTGGCTCGGTGGCGCATTTTACCGTTTGGAAGTGGACGAATTACCAGAAGTGTGGGTGCGATAATCACCCTCTGCGTTCCTTGATGTACTCCAGCGCTGCCAGAGCAGCCCGACAGCCATCTCCTACTGCAGTCGCTATCTGGAGGGGTTTGCCAGTTACGTCCCCTGCAGCGAACACCCCGGGCACATTGGTCCTAGTGTCGCGGTCCACCGCGATATAGCGCATCTCCTGGTCCATGTCCAAGCCCAGCGCGGTTGCAAAGCGCAACGCGGAGGCTGAGCCTAACGTGAGGAACGCCGCTGTCACTGGTACCACCTCGCCAGAGTCTAACTCCAGGCCGGTCAGGAAATTATCGCCGCGAAAGGCTACGATCTTGTCGTGTCGAATGGGAATCTGGTGCGCCCGCAACCTTTCCTGGAGCGCTGGGGACATTTCTAGCGGCAAGCCATGAGTGAAAACGGTGATGCGCTCGGTGAATTCAGTCATCTCCAGAGCCTCGGTGGCGGCCAGATTGCCACTGCCGATGAACGCCACCGCCTCGCCAGCATAGAGGGGGCCGTCACACAGCACACATTCGTGTACCCCCTTGCGGTAGAACTCCTCTTCGCCCCGCACCCCAGTGGACTGGCGCTCCGCGCCCGTGGCGATGACCAACGCCAGGCCACGATAAGAGATGCCATCGGCAGTGTGGAGGATAAAAGTACCGTCTGCATGAATGCGCGCGTTCACGATTTCCTTCTCGATAATTTCGGCCCCGAAGTTGCGGGCTTGCTGTATCCCTCGGGCCAAGAGTTCGGGTCCGGGGATAGGTTCTGGAAAGCCCAAGTAAGTTTCGATGTGGCCAGCCTTAGCCAACCGCCCTACTCCAGGCATGGTGAACGCCGCCACTTGAGCACGGCGTCGCGCCGCGTAGATAGCCGTGGAGAGCCCCGCCGCCCCCGCACCGATAATGAGAAGATCACGAGTCTCTTGCCCAGATGTTTCTCTTTCCATTTCCCCATTTATCCCAGCAGAGTAGATAGTGCTACTATCCCGCTCCGGCCATCGTCCCGCCATCTACAGTGATGACCGCCCCATTGACGAAGGAGGCCTCTTCCGAAGCCAGGAAAAGGGCTACCCGTGCCACTTCTTCTGGAAGCCCGCGCCGACCCATCGGACTGCGGCCCTCCCGGGCCCAGCGCAGACGCTCCGGGGCAGCGGCGATGCTTTCGTAATAGGCTCGCTCCTCGGGCTCCAAGGAGGCCAGGAATTCACGGTACTTCGCTTCATCGCCGTAGGCCTCATTGAAGCGCTGCAAATTGCCCGTGCTGATAGATCCAGGGCAAATGCAGACTGCACGGATACCTTGTTTCACGTGATCCAGGGCCAGGCAGCGCGTCAAGTTGATGACACCAGCCTTGGATGCGGCGTAGGCAGCGGCAGCTGGATAGCCGCTCATCCCGCGCGTCGAACCAATGCTGATGATCACGCCCCCACCGCAGTGGATCATCGCCGGCACCGTGTACTTGCAGCATAGAAATGTGCCCTTGAGGTTGACGGCGATAGTGCGGTCCCAATCCTCTTCGGACGTATCGGGCACAGTAGCGAAAACGCCTGTACCCGCGTTGTTCACCAAGATGTCCAGTCGGTGGAAAGCGGCAATGGTGGCCTGCACCATTTGCTGCACTTGCGCGGCAATGGACACATCGGTGGGCAAAGGCAAAGCCCGGCCACCCGCAACGCGAATCTCATCGGCGACACGGCGTATATCGGCCTCCGTCCGGGCCGCTAATGTCACCGCTGCGCCTTCGGCGGCGAAAAGCCTGGCGATGGCTTCACCGATGCCTCGGCCCGCCCCTGTCACAATGGCGACTTTACCCCTGAGTCTCATAAATCCACCTCTATGTGCATTCTAATTCCAGATTGCTATCACGTCAAAGCGAATGGCAGCGGTGTCTAAACGCCGGGAATCGAGCGCGCGTCGCAAGACGCGCTGGAGAAGCGCAGGAAAGTGTATAAACGTAAAATTAACGTTTCCTCATCGTAACTAATTTCACACTTTGGCGTCTTTATAATTGCACTTTGGCCATAAGAAACCATTCCGGACATTCAGAGCATCACGCCAGGTAGGATAGTTCGTCCAGCGCCACACACTGTTAGGGGGCTCCATGTACATCGGCTTCAGTTTGCCCCTCGACCTGGTCTTGGGATGGCTTGAAAGCAGGATTCAGGGCCCTTGGGAAAAAGCATTCCGAGATATCCCTGAACCATTGGCTTTCTTGCATAATCTGGGGATCAGGTATATCGAGCTGAAACTGCCAGTCGAAGCAACACCCGTCGGGGTAAGCACAGCCTACAACCATCTGCGCGACGTCGGCTTTGAGGTCTGCTACCATCTGCCCTCCGCGCACCATTTCGAGCGCGAGCGGGTGCGGAGAACAGCGAAGTCCTACGGTCAGCGCATAAGTGCGTTGACAGAGGCAGTGATCCACAGCGGTGGCAACCCAACAGTTGTGGTCATGCATGGCTATGCCAGCCCCGTTCTTAACAAAAACGTGGTCCACCGGCGCACCATCTGGGTTGGCCGCGTGTTGGCCCACGTGCTCGGCCGCGTTGGCTGGACGGTTTCATTGGAGTTGTGCGCCCAGCAGAAGGGGATCACGCGCTCCGGGGAGACCTATGACGAGATCCTGTATGACGTCGAGCGCGTCAAGTCCGGGCTCCTCCACGCATGTTGGGATTGGGGGAACGCCACTGCCAATGCTCTTCTCGGGTTGATGCCATTCACCCCGCGAGTGGAGTACTTGCAGCGGGTGGTTCACGTGCATGCTCACGATTGCCGTGATGGGGTCACTCACCTGCCCTTAGGCTCAGGCTCCGTACCGTTGGCCGAGTACGCTCGAGCATTAGAAGTTATGGGCTATCAGGGAGCAGTGATCCTGCAACTTTGGCCCGAACTTATGACACAGCCAGCCGAGTTTCCACGCCACGTGGAAGAGAGCGTGTCGCGGCTGATGGACGCCATTAAGCAGCATTCCGCCCTTTCATTGCCAGATTCGCACTCGTATCTTACTCAACCCGCCGCACGATAACCCGGTGCACGATTTCGTCGCCGTCGCCATTGCAGTTAAGGCGAAAATCTGCCCCACCAGGCATGCCGTTGCCGAAATACGCATCGGCCAGTGTCCAAGTGTAATCTACCCAACTATCCGCCGGGCCCAAGTCCGACCCCTTCACTACGGTGCGCACCACGTCTAACCCGGCGCGGTTCTTGTACTCCAGCGCCAGAGTGTCGGTCCCCTGGTTCACGAAAGTTACAGTAACGGTGTAGATGGCCGCGCCCCCGCTGGCTGCCGGCTCTGCGAAGGCCAAAGCAGTCGCATCGTCCACATCAAAGGACATATACGGGTTGCCGGAACCCTGGTCCGTGCGGCGTGCCGAATGCCACGCGTAGGGATGATTACGGGCTGGAGCGGGTATTTGTGCACGCCCTTCCTCGCCCGTTAAGGCCACGGCTTGATTACCGGGGATGTCCCCACGTCGGTAGAGCCAGAAAGCCAGATCGCCGCGGTGTGGTCCCACGCGATGCACTTTCCCATCGCTTCCCATCCATACCACGTCCCCAAGAGTCGTCTCCCGCAACACCGTCCACACGCTCGGCGTATCCTGTGGCGACACGCCCAGATGCGTGCGCACGAAATCCAGGAGCGGGAAACCGGTTACCTGCTCCGCATCGTAGCCCTGGAAGATGTTGACCAACTGGATGTCTAGGATGTCGGGATGATGAGAGAGGGCTTCCATGTAGAACCAATAGGCGCTATCTTGCGCTGTGCCAATGGCGCCTGCGGGCTCGAAACCCACCAGAATATGTCCATGATAGAGGTCGGCGAAGCCTGTTACCCCACCCACCAGTACCCCATCCAGATACGATTCGGCGTTAGGGTGGTCCACCATCATCCCGTTCACCTTCACGCCAGTGGTTGGGTTGGGCAGCGAGACGGCTTTCTCCGCCACTTGGGGGATGAGGTGGAGCGTGGGCTGGATAAAATGCGGCGTGTGAGGGAAGGCAGTGTTATAAGTTTCCATGAGGTGCAGCACCCACTCCTCGAAGGCAGGTTCATTGCCAGACTGATGATATTTGCACGCGCCCAAGTTCTTGCGCTGCGCCGTCTCGCCATCCACGCCGGTAGCGATGAGTACGAAAGCCAGGTTGGAGAACTGGGGGTTTTTGTCGTAGTGGCGGCCCATCTCCAGCACGAATTGGTCGAACCAGTATTGCCAGGTGGGGTCGGCGAAAGGTGGGGTGCAGAAAGGTTTGCATGGGCCAGGGCCATCGGGGTCCAGACAGTCCGAGATAGGCCTGCCCATTTCCTCCCCCACCCAGGTCGGGGTGTAGTTCTGGCCGTAGGAGTCCTCTTTCTCGATCAGATCCCACGTGTTGATCATCAGGCCCACCGGTTTGGGTATCACGGTGCCATCGGGGAGTGTTACAGTCATGGACTGGGCAAACAATATGTAGTCGTCGGTTTTGGTCCAATCATAGACGCCTTTTTCGGGGTTCAGGTCGCGCCAACTGAAACTGGTCCAGCCGCCCAGCGCGCCCACTTGCGGGATGCCGACGAAGTTCTGGCGTTGCCAGTTGGGGTTGCCCCAATCGCCGTTGATCCAGTCGTTCATGACAAAGATGACAGGAGGAAGCGCTTTGATGCCAATGGTAGGAGTCGGCGTTGCAGTGAGGGTCGGAGTGGGTAGAGACGTAGGCGTGGCTACCGGTGTGGGAGTCGGCGTGCAGCCTGCTAAGAGCAGTAAAACGATAAGAGTGGCAACCTTGCAGTAGCGGATAGTACAAGCCATAGGTCTAATATCTCCACCGCGAGATCTGTTGGCCGTCCGCGTCATAGAGGATGGCCTCGTCGCCAGCGTTCCGCCAAATATACGACCTTGTCCAGAATAGATCCAACGGTGGCACATCGATGGCGTCGGGGCCACTGTGGATTCGCACGCGGCCAAGGGCTGGGATTACACAGTCGGCGGGGAAGTAGTAGGTCTGCGAACCAACGACGCTGAGGAGCCTCCAACCAGCCATCGCCTGTGGCCCGCCACGGTTCTCGATGGTCACTATCTCATCAGTCTGGTCGTAGAGGATATCGGCGATGCGCAGGTCACTGGGGCCACCAATGTGGCCGCACTGGGTAATAGGCATGTATATAAGAATGCTGGGGATGGGGGTAACATCGGCCAACTTCGCCGCGCTGGGAGTGCCGAGTAGAAGCAGTGGCAATATCGCCAGCAACAACAGACAGCGGAACGCAGTGTTCATCCCCTGCGCCTCAGGCGCCTGGCTTGATCTTCGCCCGCCACTTTCTGAGCGCCTCGATGTGCTCGCGTTCGTGATCCAAATCGATGAGGATCAGTTTACCCAATGGCCCTACCTGGCTCCACGGGTAGGTCCCTTCGCGCTTTAAGTCCTCATCGTTGATTTCGTCCAGGAGCGCCATCGTCCGTCCGCGCACGGTGAAGAACTCCTCCAGCACCCGCTCCCATGACCAGGCTCGCCGTTCCTGGACGGCACGGTCGTTCCAGTGGTCCAGTTCGCCCTCTTTGATTTCGAAGCAATAGGGTTCACAGCCAGTCTCGAAGAAGTTGGGGAAGGCCTTGAGCGCCTCACCATCCCAGTAGCCAATGTGGCCCACTACATCGTGTACCGACCACTGCCCGACTGCGCCGGGCATTCGTCGCTCACTTTCCTCTAGTCCCTCCACGACCTTCAACAATGCCGCGGAGTTCTCGTTCATCGCCGCAATCAATTCCGCCTTGGTCATCGCTCGCCTCCGTTCTCACATTTTCGGTAGATGGATGGCCCGACCTGCGGCACCCGATGCCGCCTCGGCCAAGGCCTCGCTCAGTGTGGGATGAGCGTGCACGGTGCTCTCGATCTCATCCAGTGTAGCCTCCATAGCGATAGCCAATGCCGCCTCGTGGATCAGATCGCTGGCATGTGGGCCAACGATGTGCACACCCAGCACCTGACCGTACTGCTCATCGGCCACCACCTTTACAAACCCATCGTATTCTCCACTGGCCAGTGCCTTGCCGTTGGCGCGGAAGGGGAACCGCCCGACACGCACTTTATAGCCCTGTTCCACCGCCTGCTTCTCGCTCAATCCAACCGTGGCCACTTCAGGCGAAGAGAAAACGCAAGAAGGGACACTTTCATAGCAGATGGTGCGTTCGTTTCCGAGGGCATTCTCCGCGGCCACCATGCCCTGATGCATTGCCACGTGGGCCAGGAGCATCTTGCCCGTTACATCGCCGACGGCGTAGATGTGCGGCACGTTAGTCCGCAGATGCTCATCCACCACGATCCCGGATTTCTCGGCCTTCACTCCTGCCGCTGCCAGGTCTAGCACCTCGACGTTGGGCCGCCGTCCCACAGCCATGAGCACCAGGTCCCCTTCTACCGTCTTCTGCGTCCCTCCCTGGGAGAAGATCAATCGCGCCGTCCGATCCCCGTGCTCGATGCTGGAGACCTGTGCCCCGACGTACGTCTCCACTTTGAGCCGCTTTAACTGGCGAGCGATCTCGGCCCCCAGTTCTTCGTCCAGCGTGGGCAGAACAGCGGGCAGCATCTCTACCACTGTTACTTTGACGCCGAGTTGCGCGAAAAGGGTGGCGAACTCCACGCCGATGGCCCCTGCGCCGATGATGGCCAGGCTGGCAGGCAGTGACTCCAGGGCCAAGGCAGCAGTGCTATCTATGACCCGCGGACCATCGGCCCCGGGGATAGGAGGTTGGGCGGAGCGAGAGCCGGTAGCGATGATAATGTTCCGGCCCTCGATACGCTGGCCATCCACCTCCACGGTTGTAGGTGATATGAACTTCGCCGTGCCTTTCACTATCTCGACGCCGGCTTTGTCGAGTAAGACTCCCACGCCTCCTGAGAGTCGCTTGACCACGTCGGCCTTGCGTTTCTGCATGACTGGCCAGTCGGGTGTCACATCGCCATTGACCCGGACGCCATACTTCGCAGTATCACGGGCCAGGGTATAGACCTCGGCGCTGCGGAGAAGAGTTTTGGTGGGGATGCAACCCCAGTTGAGACATACCCCGCCCAGGGCTTCTTTCTCCACCAAGGTGACGCTGGCGCCAAGTTGTGCTGCACGTAAGGCAGCCACATAGCCACCTGGCCCCGCACCAATGATGAGGATATCCTTGACAGCCACCACGCGTTCTCCTTTAGCGAAGAGTTGTTGATATTCTACTCGACTGTGGTGGGCGCGCAAAACGGCGCTGGTTGGGATTGGCTCCTCATGATACAAGAATTACGGCCAAGTGGGTAAGGAAGCCTCAGTGCGAATGTGGCGACACACGGCCGTGCATCCCTTATGTCGAATGGCTTGGCGTATCTGATCGGGGAATTTCCGGGGGTATTGACATATTTAGCAGCCCTGGATTTGATCTGTGGGCTGATTCGCACTATAATTTATACCACTTGACAAGACGCAAATAAGTGCAACTCCAGCGAGGATACACAATTGAATTGAGGTGAAGGAAAAGGCGATGACCACAAAACTCCTTGAAAAGGTGTTTTCCGAAATTTCTAAACTCCCCGCCCAAGAGCAGGATACTTTTGCAGCCTGGATTCTGGAAGAACTTGCCTCGGAACACCGCTGGGATGAGCTATTTGCAGGCTCGGAAGATATGCTAGCCGCACTGGCTGAAGAAGCACTTGCCGAGCATCGGGAAGGGCGGACGCAGGTGCTTGATCCAGACAAACTATGAAATCCCGCACAACCGAGCATTTCCGCAAAGCCTTTCAGCAATTGCCGCCACGCATTCAGCGTCGAGCCAGAGAGGCCTACAAACGCTTCATCAAGGATCCATATCATCCGAGTTTGCGCTTCAAGCGAGTCCACCCCACAAGGCCAATTTACTCCGTGCGAATTAGCCTTAACTATCGTGCCCTTGGAATTCTTGAGGGAGATGAGATCATTTGGTTTTGGATTGGCTCGCACGCGGAGTATGATGCGCTGCTCTCACGACGGTAAGGCGGCCCAATAAACTAATTTGGCGGTAGCAACGCCGCAGGAAAAAGCCGCATCGTTGTGAGTTGTAATGTGCAGACATTTGGATTGTGCAAATGAATGTGCCGGCGTAAAACGTAAAGGTTCGGTCAATCAGAACTCGTTTGGCGACACAAATCGCATTTATGGAAAGGAACGCTCACATGAAAACCAAGAAATTCACCATCTTGCACTCAAATGACATGCACGGGGATTTCTTCGCAGAACTCAAAGGGGCTGAAGGCCGCCTTGTCGGTGGACTGTCCATACTCTCCGGCTATATCAACAAGGTGCGAAGGGAAGAAGAAAATGTCCTGTACATCATCTCGGGCGACATGGTACGGGGGTCGCTGATTGACTCTGAATACAAAGGAATCTCCACCATCGAGATCATGAACTACCTGGCGCCGGATGTCGTTACACTGGGGAACCACGAGTTTGATTACGGGCTTCCCCACCTGCTCTTCCTCGAGAAGATGGCTAATTTCCCCATTGTTAACGCCAACCTGTATATCCGCAAGTACCAGAAGAGGCTGATGCGCCCATACCTCATCATAAACAAGGCAGGTTTTGACATCCTGTTCATTGGCGTCATCACCGAATCCGTCTTGGACGCATTGCAGATGGATGGAGAAATTGCCAGTTTCATTTCGTTAGAGGAAGCAAGCGCCGAGGTGGGGAAAATATGCAATGCTTACAAAGATGAGGACATTGACCTGACCATCCTTCTCACCCACATCGGCTTCGACTCGGACAAAGAACTGGCAGCGCTGCTGAAACCGGAGTGGGGTGTGGATATGATTATCGGCGGCCACTCCCATACCATTCTCGAGCAACCAGTGATGGTCAACAACGTTCTGATTGCGCAGGCGGGTGTCGGCACAGACCAAATCGGGCGGTTCGACATCGTGGTGGACGATGATACCAACAGTATCGTAGAGTACAAATGGCAACTCATCCCAGTAGACAACCGCCTTGCCGAACCGGACGCCGAACTGCAGCGTTATATTGACTCATTCAAAGAAGTCGTGGACAGGAAATATAACACGATCATCTGCAAGTTCGCGCAGAAACTAACGCACCCGCGGCGGGAGGAAGAAACAGCGCTGGGGAACCTATTCGCGGACATCTTTGCCGAGCGAGCCCAGGTGGACGTAGCGTTGATCGGCAGTGGCTCTATCCGGGCACCCGAGTTGGGCCCACTGGTTACCTTGGGCAACCTGAAGGCTGTCTTCCCGTATGATGGCCCGCTTTTCAAGTGCGTCGTCACTGGCGCGCAGTTGAAGAGGATCTTCGCCTACGTTATGCGGGCCGAAAATAGGACGGGTGAGGGAGATTGCTATCAGATCAATAGAGGCGTCCGTGCAGTTTACGATGAAAGGAATAGGAGGCTGGAGTCGCTGACCGTCCAAGGCCAACCGGTGCAAGACGACAGACGCTATACCATCTGCCTGCAGGATTATCATTACAAGAATTCCGCTAAGAAGATCAGTCTGACAAATGAAGAACTGGCCGCTCTTGAGCCCCCGCGTGTTGTCACGACGTCGGTCTGTGATGTGCTCGAGGAATACCTGCGGGGACACCAGAATCTGAACAGCAAGGTCGAAGGGAGGCTGGTGTACAAAAATATCCCATCAGCCTGATCGCAAGCCTTCGCCCAAGGACCCAAAATATGCGAAGTGACCGGGAGCGAGAATGAAGATCATCATCGCCGGCCACCCTCGTGGGGGCACTACCTGGTTCGCCCACCTGTTACGGGCACATCCGAAACTCCGCTTGGTACTGGAGCCGTTCAACCACACTCGCAACCAGAGCATGGAACTGCACGGTCTGAGGGGCGAAATCATCCATCGCTTGGGCGAATGGAGACAGACAGATACCGATGTGTACGGGAGGATTCGCCGCCGACTGGGCCAGGGAGTGCTGGATCGTTACGCCGCCGCGTGCTGTGAGTACGAGCGGAATCTGCCCTGGGTTCCCTCAGCGGCACTCACAGAGGCGCAACGCCAGGCATTGGCAGATATGGTCAACGTTTTCTTTCAGGCCACCCAGGCGGATGGGTTCAAAGCAGTGTGGGCGGGGTTGAAACTGCCCGTCTTCTACGAGGCTGTCCGCGCCCTTGACCCAGACACGCGACTGATCTTCCTCCAGCGCGACTTCGACGGCGTCCTGGCTTCCTGCCACAGGCGAGATTTCTGGTACTGGTTCGAAACGCCCCACCATAACCTCTATGCCCACCGGGCATCCCTCTCGCCCGACTGTCGCCTGATCGCCGATGCCTTTGGCGATTGGACCCTGCCCCCGCAGCGCCTCTACACCTGCTGGTTGGTGCTCAACTACAACGACATCCAGGACACGGAGCGTTGCGGTGGGCTGGTGATGCGCTACTCTGACCTAACACAAGATTGCCTGACCACAGTGGAAAGAGTTCTGCGCCACCTGGGCCTGGAGGTAACTCAGCAGGTACAATGCGCTGCTCGGAACACGAATCGCGATGCCAGCGATAACCCATACGATGCGCGGCGCGATCTATCTCGCCTTCGGCGTGAGAACGAGGAGATCGCCAGTGCTTACGATGGCCTGCTTCGTGAGGCGCGCCGCCGGACCTTGGCGCTGCGGAGATATGTCAGTCGACCAGAGTTGTTGGAGGCATTGGCGCCGTAAGGAGAGTGTAGCACGTCACGCCCCTGAGTGCCAGACATTCCTGTTGTTGTTTGATAGGTCAATTTATGCTACAATCCAACCGCAACGCTAATTTGCTCACAACTGGGATAGGAAGGCGTACTATGACAACGAAAGCGAAAGTAGCAGCACTCTACACCAAGCCCGAGACGGTGTTGGACGACTACGAACGGCTGATACACCTGGCCGATTTCACAAAG is a window from the Chloroflexota bacterium genome containing:
- a CDS encoding SDR family oxidoreductase; translation: MRLRGKVAIVTGAGRGIGEAIARLFAAEGAAVTLAARTEADIRRVADEIRVAGGRALPLPTDVSIAAQVQQMVQATIAAFHRLDILVNNAGTGVFATVPDTSEEDWDRTIAVNLKGTFLCCKYTVPAMIHCGGGVIISIGSTRGMSGYPAAAAYAASKAGVINLTRCLALDHVKQGIRAVCICPGSISTGNLQRFNEAYGDEAKYREFLASLEPEERAYYESIAAAPERLRWAREGRSPMGRRGLPEEVARVALFLASEEASFVNGAVITVDGGTMAGAG
- a CDS encoding M23 family metallopeptidase, with protein sequence MTLRSTAPRILLLALLLASAAPLAARADGPDYDIPRNWILPWACGEEHLVTWDWDDHWANGRVRGLAIDFRMATGTPVLAPAAGTAYFRTDTSARASNLGNYVDLYVGDCWLIRLAHLRDAQSGSRKVLAGEQIGVSGSSGASAPHLHLEILVKRFNAWWDQPDLSQMTDLFGHPLDDLREGNWVANDTCPGAPALGGDPIVEPQTAPLGEPVVIAVTIRNTAWTPLAFEAMQITATGPAGQEIRGETRGTWRLDGTAQVTVRVSLWPSHAGTWQLGHVACISGAQRYELPSGGTFEVLDSPLRVVSLDVPPTAKMGQNLSVTVKVQNTGYQDILADDLEIRGVQPDGKPFIARLWGPAWIKAGATSQFTLTSELVAAAIGTWRLTEIGYIKEGHPFTLGQVQGQTVVSGASPSVEELRAFSSPGRITVIFRLKNDGSEPFAPDSIEVWGWKPDGVESFHAQSTNPISVLPGRSAVIALSTETDEIAGNWQIAEVGYWLGGAFYRLEVDELPEVWVR
- a CDS encoding sugar phosphate isomerase/epimerase; translation: MYIGFSLPLDLVLGWLESRIQGPWEKAFRDIPEPLAFLHNLGIRYIELKLPVEATPVGVSTAYNHLRDVGFEVCYHLPSAHHFERERVRRTAKSYGQRISALTEAVIHSGGNPTVVVMHGYASPVLNKNVVHRRTIWVGRVLAHVLGRVGWTVSLELCAQQKGITRSGETYDEILYDVERVKSGLLHACWDWGNATANALLGLMPFTPRVEYLQRVVHVHAHDCRDGVTHLPLGSGSVPLAEYARALEVMGYQGAVILQLWPELMTQPAEFPRHVEESVSRLMDAIKQHSALSLPDSHSYLTQPAAR
- a CDS encoding FAD-dependent oxidoreductase: MERETSGQETRDLLIIGAGAAGLSTAIYAARRRAQVAAFTMPGVGRLAKAGHIETYLGFPEPIPGPELLARGIQQARNFGAEIIEKEIVNARIHADGTFILHTADGISYRGLALVIATGAERQSTGVRGEEEFYRKGVHECVLCDGPLYAGEAVAFIGSGNLAATEALEMTEFTERITVFTHGLPLEMSPALQERLRAHQIPIRHDKIVAFRGDNFLTGLELDSGEVVPVTAAFLTLGSASALRFATALGLDMDQEMRYIAVDRDTRTNVPGVFAAGDVTGKPLQIATAVGDGCRAALAALEYIKERRG
- a CDS encoding ClbS/DfsB family four-helix bundle protein, producing the protein MTKAELIAAMNENSAALLKVVEGLEESERRMPGAVGQWSVHDVVGHIGYWDGEALKAFPNFFETGCEPYCFEIKEGELDHWNDRAVQERRAWSWERVLEEFFTVRGRTMALLDEINDEDLKREGTYPWSQVGPLGKLILIDLDHEREHIEALRKWRAKIKPGA
- the lpdA gene encoding dihydrolipoyl dehydrogenase, yielding MAVKDILIIGAGPGGYVAALRAAQLGASVTLVEKEALGGVCLNWGCIPTKTLLRSAEVYTLARDTAKYGVRVNGDVTPDWPVMQKRKADVVKRLSGGVGVLLDKAGVEIVKGTAKFISPTTVEVDGQRIEGRNIIIATGSRSAQPPIPGADGPRVIDSTAALALESLPASLAIIGAGAIGVEFATLFAQLGVKVTVVEMLPAVLPTLDEELGAEIARQLKRLKVETYVGAQVSSIEHGDRTARLIFSQGGTQKTVEGDLVLMAVGRRPNVEVLDLAAAGVKAEKSGIVVDEHLRTNVPHIYAVGDVTGKMLLAHVAMHQGMVAAENALGNERTICYESVPSCVFSSPEVATVGLSEKQAVEQGYKVRVGRFPFRANGKALASGEYDGFVKVVADEQYGQVLGVHIVGPHASDLIHEAALAIAMEATLDEIESTVHAHPTLSEALAEAASGAAGRAIHLPKM
- a CDS encoding lamin tail domain-containing protein, yielding MNTAFRCLLLLAILPLLLLGTPSAAKLADVTPIPSILIYMPITQCGHIGGPSDLRIADILYDQTDEIVTIENRGGPQAMAGWRLLSVVGSQTYYFPADCVIPALGRVRIHSGPDAIDVPPLDLFWTRSYIWRNAGDEAILYDADGQQISRWRY